One stretch of Eupeodes corollae chromosome 2, idEupCoro1.1, whole genome shotgun sequence DNA includes these proteins:
- the LOC129945477 gene encoding T-complex protein 1 subunit beta — translation MEMSLNPVRMLKNDAQEEKAEMARLSSFIGAIAIGDLVKSTLGPKGMDKILVSHGRNAGQVEVTNDGATILRAVGVDNAAAKILVDMSRVQDQEVGDGTTSVTVFAAELIREAEKLVEQKLHPQIIIAGWRIATKVAREALTNVSLDNSADNEKFKEDLLNIARTTLSSKILHQHKEFFAKLAVDAVLRLKGSGELHAIQIIKKTGGTLEDSFLDEGFLLDKKPGVHQPQKVENAKILIANTPMDTDKIKVFGSSIKVDSLAKIADLELAEKEKMRDKVNKILTHKCNVFINRQLIYNYPEQLFADAGVMAIEHADFDGIERLALVTGGEIVSTFDQPSLVKLGECDLIEQVMIGEDTLLRFSGVKLGEACTIVIRGATQQIIDEADRSLHDALCVLAATVKESRIVHGGGASEALMANAVFKKAAETAGKEAIAMEAFARALLSLPTAIADNAGYDSAQLLSELRAAHAQGNHTAGLDMEKGKIADMKELGITESFAVKRQVLLSAAEAAEMILRVDNIIRCAPRRRVPDRGYC, via the exons atg gAGATGTCACTCAATCCCGTCCGCATGCTTAAAAATGATGCACAGGAGGAAAAGGCCGAAATGGCGAGGTTATCCTCGTTCATTGGAGCGATAGCTATTGGCGATTTGGTCAAGAGTACCCTCGGACCAAAGGGTATGGACAAAATTCTCGTCTCGCACGGCCGCAATGCCGGACAAGTCGAGGTGACCAATGATGGTGCGACCATCCTGAGGGCTGTCGGTGTTGATAATGCCGCTGCCAAGATTTTGGTCGACATGTCCAGGGTACAAGATCAAGAAGTCGGTGATGGTACCACATCTGTGACAGTCTTTGCAGCCGAACTCATTCGCGAGGCTGAGAAATTGGTTGAACAAAAACTCCACCCGCAGATCATTATCGCTGGATGGCGCATTGCCACCAAAGTTGCCCGCGAAGCACTGACAAATGTCTCGTTGGACAATTCAGCTGACAATGAGAAATTCAAGGAGGATCTCCTGAATATTGCTCGTACTACTTTGAGCTCAAAGATTTTGCATCAGCACAAGGAGTTCTTCGCCAAGTTGGCTGTGGATGCTGTGCTGAGGCTTAAAGGCTCAGGGGAATTACACGCAATTCAGATTATCAAGAAGACTGGTGGTACTCTGGAGGACTCTTTCTTGGACGAGGGATTCCTGTTGGACAAGAAACCCGGTGTACATCAACCACAGAAG GTAGAAAATGCCAAGATCCTCATTGCCAACACCCCCATGGACACTGACAAAATCAAGGTATTTGGAAGCTCAATCAAGGTCGACTCGTTGGCGAAGATCGCCGACTTGGAGCTAGCTGAGAAGGAGAAGATGCGCGACAAGGTTAACAAGATCCTCACCCACAAGTGCAACGTCTTCATCAACCGTCAACTAATCTACAACTACCCAGAGCAGCTGTTCGCCGATGCCGGAGTCATGGCCATCGAACACGCTGATTTCGATGGAATCGAGCGTTTGGCCTTGGTGACTGGTGGAGAGATCGTTTCGACTTTCGACCAACCCTCATTGGTGAAGTTGGGTGAATGTGATTTGATCGAGCAGGTGATGATTGGAGAAGACACACTGCTGCGCTTCAGTGGAGTCAAACTCGGAGAGGCGTGTACTATTGTGATTCGTGGTGCTACTCAGCAGATCATTGATGAAGCTGACCGTTCCTTGCACGACGCTCTGTGTGTGTTGGCCGCTACCGTCAAGGAGTCAAGAATTGTGCACGGAGGTGGTGCTTCCGAGGCGCTAATGGCCAATGCAGTATTCAAGAAAGCCGCTGAAACCGCTGGCAAGGAAGCTATCGCAATGGAAGCATTTGCAA gggCACTCCTTTCTCTACCTACCGCTATCGCTGACAACGCTGGTTACGATTCTGCTCAATTGTTGTCCGAGTTGCGTGCAGCGCACGCTCAAGGCAACCACACAGCCGGTCTGGACATGGAGAAGGGCAAGATCGCCGATATGAAGGAGTTGGGCATCACAGAATCGTTTGCCGTCAAACGACAGGTTCTTTTGTCCGCTGCCGAAGCTGCTGAAATGATCCTGCGAGTGGACAACATCATCAGATGCGCTCCTCGCAGACGTGTTCCCGATCGTGGatattgttaa
- the LOC129945486 gene encoding transcription factor 15 isoform X2, producing MDFYTNYQNFTYDTNSNNSNLSRVSPSESDSSNSPLKPRQEVNARERFRTQSVNTAFNTLRTLIPTEPSDRKLSKIEILRLAKSYIAHLDAIVLTGTTEKPCTSHSLQSHNCSAIEGDSGSRSNICTFCAKTINARS from the exons ATGGATTTCTATACAAATTATCAAAACTTCACCTACGAcaccaacagcaacaacagcaattTAAGTCGGGTCAGTCCAAGTGAATCGGATTCATCGAATAGCCCGCTGAAACCTCGACAGGAAGTCAATGCTCGCGAAAGATTTCGCACCCAAAG TGTTAATACAGCATTCAACACTTTGAGAACATTAATTCCAACTGAACCATCGGACAGGAAGTTATCGAAAATTGAGATTCTTCGATTGGCCAAGAGCTATATAGCTCATTTGGATGCTATTGTTTTGACAG gaACTACAGAGAAACCATGTACTAGTCATAGTCTTCAAAGTCACAATTGTTCGGCTATCGAAGGCGATTCTGGATCAAGATCGaatatttgtactttttgtGCAAAGACAATCAACGCAAGAAGTTGA
- the LOC129945486 gene encoding transcription factor 15 isoform X1 — MDFYTNYQNFTYDTNSNNSNLSRVSPSESDSSNSPLKPRQEVNARERFRTQSRVSSVNTAFNTLRTLIPTEPSDRKLSKIEILRLAKSYIAHLDAIVLTGTTEKPCTSHSLQSHNCSAIEGDSGSRSNICTFCAKTINARS; from the exons ATGGATTTCTATACAAATTATCAAAACTTCACCTACGAcaccaacagcaacaacagcaattTAAGTCGGGTCAGTCCAAGTGAATCGGATTCATCGAATAGCCCGCTGAAACCTCGACAGGAAGTCAATGCTCGCGAAAGATTTCGCACCCAAAG TCGTGTTTCCAGTGTTAATACAGCATTCAACACTTTGAGAACATTAATTCCAACTGAACCATCGGACAGGAAGTTATCGAAAATTGAGATTCTTCGATTGGCCAAGAGCTATATAGCTCATTTGGATGCTATTGTTTTGACAG gaACTACAGAGAAACCATGTACTAGTCATAGTCTTCAAAGTCACAATTGTTCGGCTATCGAAGGCGATTCTGGATCAAGATCGaatatttgtactttttgtGCAAAGACAATCAACGCAAGAAGTTGA
- the LOC129947469 gene encoding uncharacterized protein LOC129947469 — MESSTTTSDDEENPNQSVSISYIEIPPSYGRPTLQSVENISLVGLQNISGPFKLADHSTINSYQQSEDKNYEYHNLTSSNFETDHSQATEETFKQLLKSWNLEHLTEFLTSEKINIEILKIIKRRHINMLFKTQKIGDLVVFEQSLAEWRSSLSLFVDEEESESLHERGNQKPLSIASCNSSPTTSKGIESPDPSDVFISLSDIMNENVKSKIITDYYERYSKLQDEHRSMLISMICNYFQENYYHMSLGTSYRLENEILKRFSGEKLEYYRVGRRGKIYAKACNDKRCFRSLLKRTLAPEPDGPDTPKVESTNPRKIQFSPEGDAEESIRSLKYDNLSAMEFDSCWQSCSQYRMKNIQEASSLESIFAKWPEYKYPTGYRLIDKDFAIVFGSRPGILSRWPEQATALKNFLLRGNHLKDKPIREMLQEIGDSDMNKDTTAAKMMWCLHFFLIPTQKAVKKDNTGKKRVVKFTVHSSQQAFLFLAPSVQEMDNHLEFLKSKGENIQPFILGLGDNNFNTISNFYVYLDGVKFIFNSFLRAVDICFKAFHLFNLEYPLACSQFWSFIENHFYDMKSSKNTSSKMFVLSEELRGSSS, encoded by the exons ATGGAAAGTAGCACAACAACTTCAGATGATGAGGAAAACCCTAATCAATCTGTATCCATTTCGTACATAGAAATTCCACCCTCGTATGGAAGACCCACACTACAGTCTGTTGAAAATATATCACTTGTAGGGTTACAGAACATTTCAGGACCTTTCAAACTCGCAGATCATTCCACAATAAATTCTTATCAACAATCTGAAGATAAAAACTACGAGTACCATAATTTGACTTCTTCAAACTTTGAAACAGACCATTCACAAGCAACAGAAGAAACATTCAAGCAACTTCTTAAGTCCTGGAATTTAGAACATCTTACAGAATTTTTAACAT ctgaaaaaataaacatcgaaattttgaaaataattaaacgaCGTCACATTAATATGCtttttaaaacccaaaaaattgGGGATTTGGTGGTATTCGAACAGAGTTTAGCAGAATGGCGTTCAAGTTTGTCATTGTTCGTGGACGAAGAGGAAAGCGAATCTCTTCATGAAAGAGGAAATCAAAAGCCTCTTTCAATCGCATCATGCAACTCTTCACCGACTACCTCAAAAGGAATTGAGTCACCAGACCCGAGTGATGTCTTTATATCATTATCGGACATAATGAACGAGAAtgtgaaatcaaaaattataacaGATTACTATGAGCGGTATTCCAAATTACAAGACGAGCATAGGTCCATGTTGATAAGCATGATTTGCAATTATTTCCAAGAAAACTATTATCACATGTCCTTGGGAACTAGTTATAGGTTAGAAAATGAAATACTTAAACGTTTCTCCGGAGAAAAACTGGAATACTACCGTGTGGGCAGAAGAGGAAAAATATATGCCAAGGCTTGTAACGACAAAAGATGCTTTCGGTCACTCCTTAAAAGGACATTAGCTCCGGAACCGGATGGACCTGATACCCCTAAAGTTGAATCAACAAATCCACGTAAGATACAATTCA GTCCTGAAGGTGATGCAGAAGAATCTATCCGAAGCTTAAAATATGACAATTTATCGGCTATGGAATTTGACAGCTGTTGGCAATCATGTAGTCAGTATAGGATGAAAAACATTCAGGAAGCCAGTTCTCTGGAAAGCATATTTGCAAAATGGCCGGAGTATAAATACCCAACTGGATATCGCTTA ATTGATAAGGATTTTGCGATTGTGTTTGGAAGTCGTCCAGGAATCCTTTCAAGATGGCCGGAACAAGCAACTGCATTGAAAAACTTTCTCTTGAGGGGAAACCACTTGAAGGATAAACCAATACGGGAAATGCTTCAAGAAATTGGGGATTCGGATATGAATAAAG atacaacagcagcaaaaatgATGTGGTGCTTGCACTTCTTTTTAATACCAACTCAAAAAGCTGTAAAAAAGGACAACACAGGAAAAAAGAGAGTGGTTAAATTTACAGTTCATAGCTCACAGCAAGCGTTCCTGTTTCTAGCCCCTTCTGTTCAAGAAATGGACAATCaccttgaatttttaaaatcaaaaggcGAAAATATTCAGCCGTTTATTCTTGGTCTAGgtgacaataattttaatacaatCTCAAACTTCTATGTATATTTAGACGGcgttaagtttattttcaatagcTTCCTAAGGGCTGTTGATATTTGTTTCAAAGCTTTTCACCTATTTAATTTGGAATATCCTCTAGCCTGCTCTCAATTTTGGTCGTTTATCGAGAATCATTTTTATGAcatgaaaagttcaaaaaatacatcttccaaaatgtttgttctttCAGAAGAGTTAAGGGGCTCTTCTTCctaa